One genomic window of Salipiger abyssi includes the following:
- a CDS encoding flavin-dependent oxidoreductase, with protein MSKEVVMDVAIVGGGIGGLALALFLHQRGIGCRVYEAIPEIGTVGAGINLLPHAVKQLDSLGLIPELDKVGIRTKDASYFNKYGQHIYTEPAGMNAGYKWPQYSIHRGDLQQVLLNAVIDRLGPDSVVTGHRCVGVENTGDGVTVAFEDPDGTLLDPVRARICVAADGIHSVIRKQFYPDEGEPVYSGLTIWRGVVPFKPFLSGANTIRVGWMPVGKIMVYPIRDNIDDEGNQLMNWVVTQERPKPDSMDWNKPAKLEDFFEPFKDWHFDWLDVPELLRQTPRPLIFPMVDRDPVETWTFGRTTLLGDAAHPMYPRGSNGAGQSILDGKILSQRLSEKGLTEEALQLYDKERVAKTAQVVLTNRKNPPDAILREVYERSGNQPFDRIQDLISDEELAEISASYKRIAGFAKEQLNAE; from the coding sequence ATGAGCAAAGAAGTCGTCATGGACGTCGCAATTGTCGGCGGAGGAATCGGAGGTCTCGCGCTTGCTCTCTTCCTGCATCAACGCGGGATCGGTTGCCGGGTGTATGAAGCGATCCCCGAGATCGGCACCGTGGGCGCGGGGATCAATCTGCTGCCGCACGCGGTCAAACAGCTCGACAGCCTCGGGCTGATCCCCGAGCTCGACAAGGTCGGCATCCGGACCAAGGATGCGTCGTACTTCAACAAATACGGCCAGCATATCTACACCGAGCCGGCAGGGATGAATGCCGGATACAAATGGCCGCAATACTCGATCCATCGCGGCGATCTCCAGCAGGTGCTGCTGAACGCGGTGATCGACCGGCTGGGCCCCGATTCCGTGGTGACCGGGCATCGCTGCGTCGGTGTGGAGAACACCGGCGACGGCGTGACCGTGGCCTTCGAGGATCCCGATGGCACCCTGCTCGATCCGGTGCGGGCGCGGATCTGCGTCGCGGCGGACGGCATCCATTCGGTGATCCGCAAGCAATTCTATCCCGACGAGGGCGAACCGGTCTATTCCGGCCTGACGATCTGGCGCGGCGTCGTGCCGTTCAAGCCTTTCCTCAGCGGCGCCAATACGATCCGCGTCGGCTGGATGCCGGTGGGCAAGATCATGGTCTACCCGATCCGCGACAATATCGACGATGAGGGCAACCAGCTGATGAACTGGGTGGTCACCCAGGAACGCCCCAAACCCGACAGCATGGACTGGAACAAGCCGGCCAAGCTGGAGGATTTCTTCGAGCCGTTCAAGGACTGGCATTTCGACTGGCTCGACGTGCCCGAGCTGCTGCGCCAGACGCCGCGCCCGCTGATCTTTCCGATGGTCGACCGCGACCCGGTCGAGACATGGACCTTCGGGCGCACGACCCTGCTGGGCGACGCGGCGCACCCGATGTATCCGCGCGGCTCGAACGGCGCCGGCCAGTCGATCCTCGACGGCAAGATCCTGTCGCAACGCCTGTCCGAAAAGGGCCTGACCGAGGAAGCCTTGCAGCTCTACGACAAGGAGCGCGTCGCCAAGACCGCGCAGGTCGTCCTCACCAACCGCAAGAACCCGCCGGATGCGATCCTGCGTGAGGTCTATGAACGTTCGGGCAACCAGCCCTTCGACCGGATTCAGGATCTGATCTCGGACGAGGAGCTGGCGGAGATTTCGGCGAGCTACAAGCGCATCGCCGGGTTCGCCAAAGAACAACTGAACGCGGAATAA
- a CDS encoding dihydrodipicolinate synthase family protein: MSLNADLRLPGSIVAPLTPFTEDLSVDYDALKGIIDYSVETCGAAMIIAAGVEAQEYQYLDYAARKELVDKTIEFVDGRRPVVVGVSHPSFRTAVELAHHAADKGAQAVQLLAPNRPTGGPPKMSELVRYYQSVLAETDLPMMLYLNAGPGTDLSVPATVELAQLPGIDFVKESSRDLARVSRLIAEIETAGHARYFTTMQMYLPTLLLGGSGVTLPPPAALLIRKITEALQRGDVDEAARIQRQVAVWPARWMPFGLAAVMKASLNHLGVKAGLPYPPYEPLTGEALTALQAYLDTTDLTAP; encoded by the coding sequence ATGTCCCTCAACGCAGACCTGCGGCTGCCCGGCTCGATCGTGGCGCCGCTCACCCCCTTCACCGAAGACCTGAGCGTCGATTACGACGCGCTGAAGGGCATCATCGACTATTCGGTCGAGACCTGCGGCGCGGCGATGATCATCGCCGCCGGCGTCGAGGCGCAGGAATACCAGTATCTCGACTATGCCGCGCGCAAGGAGCTGGTCGACAAGACCATCGAGTTTGTCGACGGGCGGCGCCCTGTGGTCGTGGGGGTGTCGCACCCCTCCTTCCGCACGGCGGTGGAGCTGGCGCATCACGCCGCGGACAAGGGGGCGCAGGCGGTGCAGCTGCTTGCTCCCAACCGTCCGACCGGCGGGCCGCCCAAGATGTCGGAGCTGGTGCGCTATTACCAGTCGGTGCTGGCCGAGACGGATCTGCCGATGATGCTCTATCTCAATGCCGGACCGGGCACCGATCTGTCGGTTCCCGCCACGGTCGAGCTGGCGCAGCTTCCCGGCATCGACTTCGTCAAGGAAAGCTCGCGCGATCTGGCGCGAGTGTCACGGCTCATCGCCGAGATCGAAACCGCCGGGCACGCGCGTTACTTCACCACGATGCAGATGTATCTGCCGACCCTGTTGCTGGGCGGCTCCGGCGTCACCCTGCCGCCGCCCGCCGCGCTGCTGATCCGCAAGATCACCGAGGCCTTGCAGAGGGGCGATGTCGACGAGGCCGCGCGCATCCAGCGGCAGGTGGCCGTGTGGCCCGCGCGCTGGATGCCCTTCGGGCTCGCAGCGGTCATGAAAGCCTCGCTCAACCATCTGGGCGTGAAGGCCGGCCTGCCCTACCCGCCCTATGAACCGTTGACGGGCGAGGCGCTGACCGCGCTTCAGGCCTATCTCGACACCACCGATCTCACCGCGCCCTGA